The following is a genomic window from Chitinivibrionales bacterium.
AAGAAACATTTGATAATCAGCTCCAGGGACGATTATTCAGTTTTGCTAATGTCCGCAAAAAAAACCTTAAAGTGCAGAGCGAATATTTTCAGATGAAAAATATCGATGAGCATCCTGAAAAATATGCCGATAAGGTTCAGGACCGCCTGATGAGTCAGGAAAACATCAAATCTGCATTGATATTCGGCCCGGTATTCAAGTATTATCCCATATCCCTAGACCGTTTCATTACAGAGATAATCGAAAGAGAATTCCGCGCCTGAGATTGCCTGAGAGGATAATTGTTATGTACGAAAAGCCACAATATCTTACCCCCGGGGGGTATAAACGCATGTCAAAAAACCCCTATAAAAAAGACGAGCAGAACTCTCAGGCGAATAAAAAGGCACTCCCATCAAAAAACCTCCCTGTACAGAATCGGCGTCCGAAACGAACTATCGATGAAAAAACCGCCAAACTTATTGCCGAAGCGATCAAAACCATGATGCACAGCAAATAACCGGTAGTCACTCTTCAGCAAAATTCAGGAAACAGGTCGTATGTGGATTTTCAACTTTTACCGTTTTTATTGTGCGATTCTCGCCGGTGGCCTGGTATATGCTTTTTTCATAAGGTCGATATGGATATGGATACTCAGTACTATTATTGTCCGTGTTCTCTGGTTTGCGATTGAACGGGCAATTGAGTCTGCCCGGATAAACGCTTCATTTCAAAAACATATTCCAAAATTCAAAGAACAGTTCGGTCCCTACGGAATTCGCCTTGCAAACAAAGCCGAAAAAAACAGCCGCATCAGAAAGAGCCTTGCCGAGGTATTTACCGATGATCCTAAAAAACTGAAAAAATCGGTCGAGCAGCTTGAGGTCATGGATGCTCTCTTTCAGGCGGGAATGCGCCCCGAAGGCGATGAGTATCTGCTCCACGATCTGAAACTGAAATACGGCAAAAATCGATTAGAGCAGCAAAATAAGTAAGTGTCCCCTCATCAATCACAGGGAACTTTTATTACTTTCGATGGATTTTTTCCTGGCACAAAGATCATGGTTTTTACACAGCTCTGATTTCCTCTCACAAAATTCATCTGATGAGTGCCTGAAAACACCATCAAATCACCCGAATTAGTTCGGCCGATCAGCTTGCCGTCCATGTAGACCGTTGCTCCGGGAGGTATGGATGAAATAAATATCGTCCCATCCTCGCCATCTCCCTGCGGTACCTGGGTATACTGTTTTTTCGGGGAAACCGAGATACTTTTTTTCTGTTTTTCCTTTTTTGAAGGTGCAGCAATAGCTTTCTGCTCCATTTTTGCGCTGGTTGTGAGAGGAGCTGGAGCTAAAGGGGTGTTCTTTTTAGCCACAGGCGTTGATTTGGCCGCGGTTTTCACTGAAGGCTTCTGGGAGACAGCAGGCGGCTTTTTATCCAGAACAGCCGCAAGTTTCGCCACTTCCTCCCTTTTCTTTTCGATAAGATCTTCTTTCGATGTAATTATCGTATGAGAAGTTTTGGCTGCCATAAACGCCTGTTTGGCCGCCTCGATACTGTCCTGAGCTATCTTTTCCATTTCTGCCGTCAGGGTTTCAGCCTTCTTTTTTTGTGCTGCAATTGTGCTGTCGATACGGGCTGTTGCGCTGCTCAATGACAGCTCCATCGTCTGTTTTTCTTCATACAGTGCAATACTGTCGGCAATAAGCTTTTCTCTTTTTCCCAGAAGGGCGGCAAGTTCTTTTTCCTTTTGGGCAATCAGTGAGTCCTGGCGGGAAATTTTCAGATGCGATTCCTCCGCGGATTGCAGGGTCGCAGCCTGTGCTTCACTCATCTTTTCTTTGTTGTTTTCGAGCAAATCGTCATAAGCGGTTATTTCTTTTTCCACCGAATCTATCGTTTGCCGCTTAGTACGGTACGTATACACCATTTTTTCGATTTTGGCTTTCTCTTCTTTTTGCTGCTCAACACTGTCGCTTACGGCATTGTCCCGGTCAGCAACGAGTTTATCAAGCTCCTTTTCCTTTTTCTCAAGTTGCGCAGAAAGCTTTTTAATTTCCTGTTCGATCAGTGTCCGGTTTGAAGCCAGTTTCTTCTCCAGTGCGTCGAGATCCTTTTTGTTACCTTTAACCGCACGAGTGATAGCCATGATCTTCTCATGGGATTTCTTTGCCATTTCCTGTGCTGCTTCTTCCTCTTCGGATACTTTATCCGCAGCTTTGGTACGACGGGTCTCTGTTTCGCTTATCTCTTTTTCTTTCAGCACAACAAGGCTGTCCAGCTCATCAACTTTGCTGCGGGCACGAAGAGCCAGTTCTCCGATTTTCCGTTCCACCTCGGCGCTGTCATTCCCGAGCATCCGAATTGTCTGCTCAACAGCTTCGAGTTCAACAGAATGAGTATCAACACCAGCGGTCTGCTTCACAATTTTCTTGTGTGCCGAAGCAAGCGATTTTTCCAGTTCCTTATGTTCGAGTTCGTTTTCATTTATGCTGTTTTCCTTTTTCCGGGTCAGCTTCCGGATTTTTTCTTCATGAGCATCGCTGGCGGCTAGTTTTTCGTTTATCCTGTCAGAGAGTTTTTTCAGTTTAGATTTCTTCTCTGTTTCTATCGCGATACTGTCCTGCTTTATGGCATTCCTTTTGTTCTCAATCCCGGCCATCGCTTTTTGGGCATCACCGATCATCTTTTCGATCCGCTCACTTGTCTTTTGAGAAACATCATTTTCGGCAGCCCCTTTTTTCTGTAGAGCCACACTGTCGACATGAATCTTTTCCCTTTTAAGTTCCAGTTCGACGATCTCCTTTTCCAGCGAAGTAACAACATTATCCTGCGCACTCACCAGCATGACAACACTATCTCTTTCCTCTTTGTGATTCGAGACAAGATTCGTGCTGTCCCGACGGATTCTGCCGGATTTTTCTTCCATCAATTCTCTTTTCAAACCGGTGGATTCAACAAGACTGTCCAGAGCGATTCGCTTTTGTTCCAGTGTCCATCCCTCCCACGTCTTCTCCCGTGCTGCAATATCCGGATTTTTTGCAAGGTTTTCTTTTTCGCCGAGCAGTAATCCGAGTTCCCGTTGTCTGTTAGTGAATTCATCCGACCGCGCCGCCTTCTCCTCATCACTGAGGTTCATCAACTCGGCCAATTGCCGTTTGGTCCAGTCGACTTCCATATCTTTGCGTATCTTATCCTGATGCAGTTTCAATTGTTCGTATTCGGATTCGGCAGCGACAAGAAGCGAATCGGCACGCCTGATTTGCGCCTTCATCTCCCCCGACTCCTGCTCCTGCTTTTTGACAACCGCGGCACTGTCCGAACTAATTGCCGCGCCTTTCTCCTTCTGTGAAGCAAGCTCCTTTTTCTTTTCCGCTATTTTTATGTCAATGCTCTTCGCTTCGGTTTTGTATCCTTTTAACCTCTCTTGAAGAGAACTGCCGGCAGTAACACTCTTTTCTTCAACCTCTTTTTTCCGTCGCTCAAGCCCCCGGACCTCCAGGTCTTTCCTCGCATATACGCTGTCGATTTTTTCTCTTTTGGTCACGAGGCTGTCGATCCGGCGTTTCATGCCTCCAACAAGTGTCAGGCTGTCGGCACGTAATTGCTCCACTCCTGAATCCGCTTCGGATTGTTTTTTTTCTTCAGCGTGTATCAGTGAGTCCAGTTCTTTGCGGCTCTTTTCCCCCGATTCCAGAATCACCGTCATTTTTTCCTGCAGAGCGATGCTGTCTTTTTGAAGAGTATCAAGACGGTGAATATAAATTTCGAGGTTTTGCTGCAACGAATGACGGGATTTCCGGGCGGCATCGATTTTTTGGGCCAGGTCCGCAAGCTTATCATTCTTCTTTGCTTCGGCCTGTTCAAGGTTTTTTCTCGCCTCTTTTTTGTTGGAAAGTAATGATTTCAGCTCTGCGGCCTGTGCTTGTGCAGTACTGTCTATATGCTCTTTTTCTTTTTTTAAAACAGCGATTTTTTCTGATGCACGGCCTTGCCCGGCAATGCTGTCATCAACCGCCTCTTCCTGCAGGGCCAGCAGAGAGTCTCTCGCCATCTCATTCTCTGTTATGTCTTGTTGTAAGTTCTGCTCTGTTGCATTCAGATCATCGAGTCTGCTCTGTGCAAAAAGAGGTACATTTAAGATGATAGTGCATAAGCAAGCACTATTAAAAATTGCAGATACAAGAAATGAAACCTGCTTTCTGTTCATTGAATCTCCTGACGCGCTTTAAGATTCTGCATCATAGACAACTGCATATCTTTTCGGCACCGACCCGACACTCTTTGTCACGATAGATGTGTAAGTCTAAGCCACAATAGATGTTGCCCTGAGGCTGGGTATCCTCATGTTAGCAGATTATTATAATAAATTAAGAATTGGGCAGTATTTCATACCACATTTATTTGATCTTTTTTAAATCCTGTAGCATAGCGAGTGGGCAGATGAAAACCGACACCGGTGAAATGCAATCGCACAGCTCGATTTCTTTGGTGAGAAGTCCTGATTCTTCACAGCCGAAAAGAACGACGACAGTGGCCCGACCGGCACAAAAATGATTTGCAGGTAAACACAGCCGTCCTTTATTACTCCATTCACCCTTCACAACAGTATTTTTACTCTTCTGGGATATCGACATTTAAAATCATCAATGAGAATGAAATGAAGCGACACAGTCTCTACCTTGCCCCCTTGCGCGGCATTACCAGTCATATTTTTCGTACAGTCTATGCCACTCATTTTGATGGTATCGATCTGGCGGTTTCGCCCTTTGTTCCAACGGTAAAGGGACGAGTTGTTCGCCGAACGCATATCCGCGATTTACTCCCTGAAAATAATACCGTCATGCCGTTAATACCGCAGGTAATCGGTAATGATCCCGATACATTTATTATACTGGCTAAATGTCTCGCCGAACTCGGATATACCGAAATCAACTGGAATCTCGGGTGTCCTTTTCCTCAGGTTACTAAAAAAAAGCGTGGTTCGGGCTTGCTCCCTTTTCCTGATATAATCGAATCGTTTCTGGACAGAGTTATGCCGTCCCTTGAGATTAAACTTTCGATAAAAGTTCGACTCGGCCTCGATTCACCGACCGAGCTGCATACGCTCATCCCTCTTTTTAACGCCTACCCTCTTTCCGAACTCATTATCCACCCTCGAACAGGAGCACAACTTTACAGGGGGTGCGTAGATCTCGAAGCTTTTTCGGAATGCCTTTGCTTATGCAAGCATTCAGTTGTCTATAACGGGGATATACGAAGGGATGATGATTTTCTCAAGTACAGCCGCAGATTTCCTTCGGTACAATCATGGATGATCGGCCGGGGGGTAATCGCCGATCCTTTCCTCCCCTATCGAATTAAAAACAGGGATATCAATGTGCCTGATAAAACGCGGCGACTCGGGCGCTTTCATGATGATCTTTTCGATCATTACTCCGAAGCTGTAGACAACCGGAGGCATGTTCTTGGTATTATGAAGGAACTCTGGTCACTTCTTGCTTACTCATTTCCAGATACGCCAAATCTCCTAAAAAATATCCGGCGCATCAAAACCTGCGATAAATATACCGAATATATGGACGATTTTTTTGCATCCTGCGATACGTAATGGTTGCCGGATCCCCTCAAAAAGTAACTTAAGCTTTATAAAGTCTGTTTTCCGATCGTATCAGTTCCATTGAATCGATACAATCGAAATCGAGATTGTAAATCGAAACATTTACATTTTTGTCGGCTATTTCGAGTAACCCGAAAGAAGGGGGCGTTTTTTTGTCCAGGGGACCTTTTAAATGCCCCGGATTCATGGTGAGAAGACCGTCGTTAACAGTTATCTCCGCCCGGTGGGTATGGCCATGGAGAATAATATCACACCGTATTTTATCGTTTTCAGTAACATCCTTTTCAAAGCTGTGGACCAGCATAATGCTCAATCCCTGTACCGTCTCGATTTTTTTCGGCTCCAGGGTGCCGTCACGATATTTCGGATTATAGATCCCCGGCACCTGAACTACGTCAAAATATTCATCGCCCAGTTCAATAACATCTTCATAATCATCACCAAGGTGGTACAGTGTTGAAATGTGCTGTTTTTGCTGGAGCCAGTCTGCTACTTTGCGAAGATACTCTTTGTTGCGATGGGTGTCGCTTACCACACCGATTTTCATACCGCCCTCCTGGTTTAAATCCGGCACGTGAATATAGTGGTTTGAGTTTCAGATTTAGAAACGAAAGTATAACGTGTAAGTTATAAGTAGCGGCTCCTTCCTTCGGAACCGCCACGTCGCTATTTCTGCTCTTTTCGTCGGGAATACTGAGAATTCCCTGAAAAACCATGTATTATGTACGACGGCCTAAAGCTGCTTGACCTTTGTAATGGTCGTTTTAAATTCTTCAAGATAAATTTCGACCTGTTTTACGACATTTTCGGCAGTATAGCCGAATTTATCATCCAGGACCTTATAGGGAGCCGATGCTCCGAATCGTTTCATGCCCACGACCTTACCAAAAGGTCCGACAAGTCCCCTTAAAGCAGCTGGCAATCCGGCGGTTAACCCAAACACGGGAACACCGAAGGGCACGACACTTTCCTGATACTCTTCGGACTGCTCATGAAAGAAAGCCTCGGCGATTGCCGACACCACCTGCACTTTTAACGATTTTTTCGATTCGAGCAGTGATGATGCTTCGATCAGGGTGGAGACTTCGGATCCATTGGCAATCAAAACGAGATCGGGTTTTCCATCAACTTTTTTCACTGTATAGGCGCCCTTTTCTGCCGCAAGTGCATCTTCATACCTCGATACACAGCATACGGGGATATCGCTGATATTCTGACGGGAGAGAATCAATGCCACCGGACCGGTTGAGTATTCGAGCGCAACTTTCCATGCGACGGTAGTTTCTATGCCGTCGGCAGGCCGCAAGACAAGCATGGCGCGGTTGCCGTTGAGGTTGTTGAACTGCTCCAATAAACGAATCTGAGCTTCATGCTCGATCGGCTGATGAGTAGGACCGTCTTCACCAACCCGGAAAGCATCGTGAGTCCATACATATTTAACCCGAAGCGCCATAAGGGCCGCAAGGCGTACCGCCGGCTTCATATAATCGGAAAAAACAAAAAAGGTTCCACATACCGGCACGATACCGCCGTGCAGAGCGATTCCATTCATTACCGCCGACATAGTCAGCTCGGAAACACCTGATTGAAGGAAATTGCCGGAAAAATCGCCTTTAGTCAGTACTTTGGAATTCTTGAGAAAAGAATCGGTATTATCGCTGTTGCTTAAATCGGCCGATGAAACGATGATGTTTTCGATTTCTTTGGCATATACCGCAAGGACTGCTCCGGATGCTTTTCGTGTTGCGCAGCCGGCTTTTTGCTCTATTGCTTTATAATCGATTTCGGGAAATTCCATAGCCATGAATTTCTCAAGCTTTGTTGCAAGCTCCGAATTTTCCTTGACCCATTTTGCCTTTGCATTCTGTTTCTTTTTGGCAGCAGAAATTTTCTCTTTTTTCACCGATTCGACAAATTCGGTAACATCAGAAAAAATCGCAAAAGGATCCTTTGGATCACCGCCGAGGTTTCCGATGGTTTTTTCAAAGGAGGCTCCGGCTTTGGAAAGCGGCATTCCATGCGTTGACACCTCACGCTCATAGGATTCGCCGTTTTCGGTGACTGCACCCTTTCCCATAACAGTTTTTCCGATAATCAGGCTCGGACGATCGGTTTCTTCGTTGGCCCGTTTCAGCGCAGCCCGGATCTGATCTATGTCGTGGCCGTCGATAGTCTCAACAGCCCATCCCCATGCCTCATATTTTTTAGCAGTATCTTCACTGGTAACAATCGATGTTTCGGATGACAGCTGGATATCATTGGAATCGTAATACATGATCAGATTGCCGATCCCGAGGTGTCCGGCCAGTCTTCCTACCCCTTGCGAAATCTCTTCCTGGACACCACCATCCGAAATATAGGCATACGTTTTATGGGCTATCCATTCACCGAAACGGGCGGCAAAAAAACGCTCTGCGAGAGCATTCCCGAGTGCCATTGCATGTCCCTGGCCGAGTGGTCCCGATGTATTCTCAATTCCCCGCTCGCGTTCGAGTTCAGGATGACCGGGTGTCGGGCTTTCCCACTGACGGAACTGCTGGATATCATCTTTTGAAAAAGCTCCATAAAGATTCAGAACCGAATAAAGCATGGGCGACATATGTCCGGGATCCAGAAAGAAACGATCACGTTCCTGCCAGGCGAAATTCGACGGATCGAACTGTAGAAATTCACTGTAGAGTACTGCAATAAAATCGGCTCCACCCATTGCACCACCGGGATGACCGGATTTGGCCTTCTCTACCATAGCTGCGGAAAGGATTCGAATATTATCTGCCGTACGTTTTAAATGGTCATTACTCATGACAAACTCCTTTAAATGAATCGTTTTCAGATAAAATAAAGGTTTTAAATATATATCTGAGTATGATGGAATATAAAAATATTATCGGATATTCTCATTACAAAGAGCGTTTTTTCACCTGAGAGCGGGAAAAATAGAAGAGACATCTCCGCATATCATCATGAATAACCGATGTGGAACCGGCAACAGAAAGTGCAACATTGCGAAATACGGTACCGGCAACTTCAATCCTTGCCTTTGTAGTGTAGAGGGAATCACGTAAATAGATACGTCGGTTACGTAATGATTCGATTTGTTCATCGATATCAGAACAAAGGGCCACAAGCCGGGCCCGGACAACGCCCTTCTGCCTGGGAAGCCCCCCATGTAATGTTTCTTCACCGGCAAGCTGTTTCAACCCTCGTTCGGCACCCCGTCGCTCCTCTTTCAGACTTTTAATCTTTCCGGCAATCTCCTGGATTTCTTCCTCAATAAAATAATCGACACCCACATCAATTTTTGTAAAGACCCCCGAGGTATTGCCGATACGATGGGTCCGTATGAGCTCTTTTGCGATTGAACGTCCTCCAATAATCCAAGATTTTGGTGATTCGACCAGGATGCTCTTGCCCGCCGACAAATGAGAATCTATAACTTCACCCGCCACCATGATTGTATTGTGAGCAAGGATCCGTTGATTACGAACATAGGAAACAACAACGTCTTTACCTGCAGTAATATATCCTTTACCTATGCCGATGAATCCGGATTTGAGAATAACATTCTGTTGCGATTCAACAACAGCATCTTCAACGACGCCGGAGATATGAATATTACCGTCAGCGGCAACCGAAAATCCTGCATGCACGTCTCCATAAATTTCGACATCTCCAACAAAGGTGATATTTCCCGTATGGAAATCAACATCACCCTCAATGCGAAGTACTTCCTCAACCACAAGACGTCCGTCTCTGAAATACACATGGCCATTTTGTGCAGCAATCCATTGAGAATGATCATTACTGTTTTGTACTATATTTTTCCCGGGCCTGATCGAAACCGGAGAGCCACTCATAGCAGGAACAGGATTCCCGTAGACATCGGCACCCACAATTCCCGGTTTAGGTGCAATTATGCGGGCAAGGTCCTGGCCTTTGACAACATTTTCAAAAACATGAATACTGTAGTAATCTGCCCGTCCATCGGGAAGAATTTTTGGCTTTTGGGAAAAATTCAGATTAACCTTGTACTCTATCCTGCCGTCCTCACCATCCACAGGATATTTTCCCTCGGCAACTTTAATCCTTTGAACTGCAGATTCCGGATCCAGACCGGCCAAGGTTTTTTCGAGGATCTTTTTATCAAGACGCCCCACAATTCCCGATTTTCTGCATGCATCGAGTATGTCTTGTTGTGAAGGATTTTTGCCCTTGGGACCGGCAGGATATATTTCCACAAAAGCACTACACTTATCAGAAGAAATATCAAGAGAAAAGGCGCCGTGCATTGTTACCGGAAGCAACCGGCATCGATTACCTGATGTTAAAACTATGCCCCTTTTGAGGGCGGTAATTTCACGGGTCGAATCATTATAGGAAAGACCTCCTTCAATGCAATTCACCGACTGCAGAGTTCCGGAGCAGAATGTCAGCGGAACAGTTTCACCCCGAACGTTTATTCCCGGTTTTTCCGGATGGCTGTCTTCATATCTGCCGACAACAGTCCCTTTTTTAACAATATAGGGTTCTTCTATATACTTTCTGATATGTGAATAGACCGCTTTGGAAGCGGATATGAGTGTTTGCGGGAACCGGGAACTATCATACGTCTTTACAATAAACGATGCTCCGGGAGTGGTGGCCGGAGCAGGCGAATCACCAGCGGCGACCAGTGCAGCATCAATATGCCCGTTTTCGCAGATCTCCTTTGCAGCCGAAAACACCAGGTCGTCTATTACCCCATACACAACGCCTTCATCACTCAACGCCTTGTTGATCCTTTGTACTGCAGCCTCATGTTTCGGCGGTGAATTGACACTGCCGGAAATAAAGGCCGACATGGAATCAGGAGTGATTGAAACCTCTATTTCCTGTCTGCGTGGAGCCATAGCGTTAACATTGCCGGAGAGCAGTGCGTTTTTTATACCGGCCTGAGCAGGCCCGATGATTCATCATGAATAATTTCATAACTTTTTTCCATTTCAGTCTCGGCTTTATTCAGAAGCTGTCCCCATAAATCTTCCGTAATACCAAGGTTGTTCACACATTCAGAAAAGCCATCGGTAACGGTTCCTTCGAAAGGGTCCTTTTCTTTGCTGCAAAGAATATACTCGGCCAGGAAAATAACCGAAGCAATATTCTGCTGGGCCTGAGCCGCCTTACCGGGATCATGGTGAAAACGGACACCGGAAATGACAATACTATCCATTTTCCACAATTCAAGCAACGTCCCTCCAACAAAGGGATGGGCATCTTTCCGGGCGACTACCCGTTCGGCTTCGAGAAAAGA
Proteins encoded in this region:
- a CDS encoding PEGA domain-containing protein, with the translated sequence MNRKQVSFLVSAIFNSACLCTIILNVPLFAQSRLDDLNATEQNLQQDITENEMARDSLLALQEEAVDDSIAGQGRASEKIAVLKKEKEHIDSTAQAQAAELKSLLSNKKEARKNLEQAEAKKNDKLADLAQKIDAARKSRHSLQQNLEIYIHRLDTLQKDSIALQEKMTVILESGEKSRKELDSLIHAEEKKQSEADSGVEQLRADSLTLVGGMKRRIDSLVTKREKIDSVYARKDLEVRGLERRKKEVEEKSVTAGSSLQERLKGYKTEAKSIDIKIAEKKKELASQKEKGAAISSDSAAVVKKQEQESGEMKAQIRRADSLLVAAESEYEQLKLHQDKIRKDMEVDWTKRQLAELMNLSDEEKAARSDEFTNRQRELGLLLGEKENLAKNPDIAAREKTWEGWTLEQKRIALDSLVESTGLKRELMEEKSGRIRRDSTNLVSNHKEERDSVVMLVSAQDNVVTSLEKEIVELELKREKIHVDSVALQKKGAAENDVSQKTSERIEKMIGDAQKAMAGIENKRNAIKQDSIAIETEKKSKLKKLSDRINEKLAASDAHEEKIRKLTRKKENSINENELEHKELEKSLASAHKKIVKQTAGVDTHSVELEAVEQTIRMLGNDSAEVERKIGELALRARSKVDELDSLVVLKEKEISETETRRTKAADKVSEEEEAAQEMAKKSHEKIMAITRAVKGNKKDLDALEKKLASNRTLIEQEIKKLSAQLEKKEKELDKLVADRDNAVSDSVEQQKEEKAKIEKMVYTYRTKRQTIDSVEKEITAYDDLLENNKEKMSEAQAATLQSAEESHLKISRQDSLIAQKEKELAALLGKREKLIADSIALYEEKQTMELSLSSATARIDSTIAAQKKKAETLTAEMEKIAQDSIEAAKQAFMAAKTSHTIITSKEDLIEKKREEVAKLAAVLDKKPPAVSQKPSVKTAAKSTPVAKKNTPLAPAPLTTSAKMEQKAIAAPSKKEKQKKSISVSPKKQYTQVPQGDGEDGTIFISSIPPGATVYMDGKLIGRTNSGDLMVFSGTHQMNFVRGNQSCVKTMIFVPGKNPSKVIKVPCD
- a CDS encoding tRNA-dihydrouridine synthase family protein gives rise to the protein MKRHSLYLAPLRGITSHIFRTVYATHFDGIDLAVSPFVPTVKGRVVRRTHIRDLLPENNTVMPLIPQVIGNDPDTFIILAKCLAELGYTEINWNLGCPFPQVTKKKRGSGLLPFPDIIESFLDRVMPSLEIKLSIKVRLGLDSPTELHTLIPLFNAYPLSELIIHPRTGAQLYRGCVDLEAFSECLCLCKHSVVYNGDIRRDDDFLKYSRRFPSVQSWMIGRGVIADPFLPYRIKNRDINVPDKTRRLGRFHDDLFDHYSEAVDNRRHVLGIMKELWSLLAYSFPDTPNLLKNIRRIKTCDKYTEYMDDFFASCDT
- a CDS encoding YfcE family phosphodiesterase; its protein translation is MKIGVVSDTHRNKEYLRKVADWLQQKQHISTLYHLGDDYEDVIELGDEYFDVVQVPGIYNPKYRDGTLEPKKIETVQGLSIMLVHSFEKDVTENDKIRCDIILHGHTHRAEITVNDGLLTMNPGHLKGPLDKKTPPSFGLLEIADKNVNVSIYNLDFDCIDSMELIRSENRLYKA
- a CDS encoding transketolase encodes the protein MSNDHLKRTADNIRILSAAMVEKAKSGHPGGAMGGADFIAVLYSEFLQFDPSNFAWQERDRFFLDPGHMSPMLYSVLNLYGAFSKDDIQQFRQWESPTPGHPELERERGIENTSGPLGQGHAMALGNALAERFFAARFGEWIAHKTYAYISDGGVQEEISQGVGRLAGHLGIGNLIMYYDSNDIQLSSETSIVTSEDTAKKYEAWGWAVETIDGHDIDQIRAALKRANEETDRPSLIIGKTVMGKGAVTENGESYEREVSTHGMPLSKAGASFEKTIGNLGGDPKDPFAIFSDVTEFVESVKKEKISAAKKKQNAKAKWVKENSELATKLEKFMAMEFPEIDYKAIEQKAGCATRKASGAVLAVYAKEIENIIVSSADLSNSDNTDSFLKNSKVLTKGDFSGNFLQSGVSELTMSAVMNGIALHGGIVPVCGTFFVFSDYMKPAVRLAALMALRVKYVWTHDAFRVGEDGPTHQPIEHEAQIRLLEQFNNLNGNRAMLVLRPADGIETTVAWKVALEYSTGPVALILSRQNISDIPVCCVSRYEDALAAEKGAYTVKKVDGKPDLVLIANGSEVSTLIEASSLLESKKSLKVQVVSAIAEAFFHEQSEEYQESVVPFGVPVFGLTAGLPAALRGLVGPFGKVVGMKRFGASAPYKVLDDKFGYTAENVVKQVEIYLEEFKTTITKVKQL
- a CDS encoding DUF342 domain-containing protein, with the protein product MAPRRQEIEVSITPDSMSAFISGSVNSPPKHEAAVQRINKALSDEGVVYGVIDDLVFSAAKEICENGHIDAALVAAGDSPAPATTPGASFIVKTYDSSRFPQTLISASKAVYSHIRKYIEEPYIVKKGTVVGRYEDSHPEKPGINVRGETVPLTFCSGTLQSVNCIEGGLSYNDSTREITALKRGIVLTSGNRCRLLPVTMHGAFSLDISSDKCSAFVEIYPAGPKGKNPSQQDILDACRKSGIVGRLDKKILEKTLAGLDPESAVQRIKVAEGKYPVDGEDGRIEYKVNLNFSQKPKILPDGRADYYSIHVFENVVKGQDLARIIAPKPGIVGADVYGNPVPAMSGSPVSIRPGKNIVQNSNDHSQWIAAQNGHVYFRDGRLVVEEVLRIEGDVDFHTGNITFVGDVEIYGDVHAGFSVAADGNIHISGVVEDAVVESQQNVILKSGFIGIGKGYITAGKDVVVSYVRNQRILAHNTIMVAGEVIDSHLSAGKSILVESPKSWIIGGRSIAKELIRTHRIGNTSGVFTKIDVGVDYFIEEEIQEIAGKIKSLKEERRGAERGLKQLAGEETLHGGLPRQKGVVRARLVALCSDIDEQIESLRNRRIYLRDSLYTTKARIEVAGTVFRNVALSVAGSTSVIHDDMRRCLFYFSRSQVKKRSL